One window of the Rosa rugosa chromosome 3, drRosRugo1.1, whole genome shotgun sequence genome contains the following:
- the LOC133740884 gene encoding pathogen-related protein-like isoform X2: MEIWPPGSLEERVQNLVKTWEMELFHKTSDADYKSLDPNNYTFSLNGRKGISLAEKRKLGGGYNSLLQTSLPNEFRCYNAAEETVDSSHRAFTTAFPRGFALEILHVYSGPPEIVYKFRHWGYMEGPFKGHAPTGELVELFGMAVFQLDESEKVVSVEFFFDRGELLGGLLKGASIDSSSEEVAPTCPYLRNTG; encoded by the exons ATGGAG ATATGGCCTCCTGGATCACTAGAAGAACGAGTGCAGAACCTTGTAAAGACATGGGAAATGGAGTTGTTTCATAAGACAAGTGATGCAGACTATAAATCGCTTGATCCTAATAACTACACATTTAGCCTAAAtg GAAGAAAAGGTATAAGTTTGGCAGAGAAGCGAAAGCTTGGAGGAGGCTACAACTCTTTGCTGCAAACCTCTTTGCCAAATGAGTTCCGGTGCTACAACGCGGCTGAAGAAACCGTGGATTCATCTCATCGGGCTTTCACAACAGCCTTCCCACGCGGTTTTGCTCTCGAGATTCTCCATGTGTATTCTGGTCCTCCAGAAATTGTGTACAAGTTCAGGCACTGGGGTTACATGGAAGGTCCCTTCAAAGGTCATGCCCCTACTGGAGAATTAGTTGAACTCTTTGGGATGGCAGTGTTTCAG TTGGATGAATCTGAGAAAGTTGTGAGTGTTGAGTTCTTTTTCGACCGTGGTGAACTTCTCGGGGGCCTTCTGAAGGGTGCAAGCATCGACAGTTCCAGTGAAGAGGTGGCACCAACTTGCCCATACTTGAGGAACACAGGGTAG
- the LOC133740884 gene encoding pathogen-related protein-like isoform X1 produces MASSGVEGDDYRYYLHGEEEKNTKWRYGSPPNYDVVNKLFHEGRTKIWPPGSLEERVQNLVKTWEMELFHKTSDADYKSLDPNNYTFSLNGRKGISLAEKRKLGGGYNSLLQTSLPNEFRCYNAAEETVDSSHRAFTTAFPRGFALEILHVYSGPPEIVYKFRHWGYMEGPFKGHAPTGELVELFGMAVFQLDESEKVVSVEFFFDRGELLGGLLKGASIDSSSEEVAPTCPYLRNTG; encoded by the exons ATGGCTTCTTCAGGAGTTGAGGGAGACGATTATCGTTACTATTTGcatggagaagaagagaagaacacCAAATGGAGGTATGGTTCCCCACCAAACTATGATGTTGTCAACAAGCTCTTTCACGAAGGCAGAAccaag ATATGGCCTCCTGGATCACTAGAAGAACGAGTGCAGAACCTTGTAAAGACATGGGAAATGGAGTTGTTTCATAAGACAAGTGATGCAGACTATAAATCGCTTGATCCTAATAACTACACATTTAGCCTAAAtg GAAGAAAAGGTATAAGTTTGGCAGAGAAGCGAAAGCTTGGAGGAGGCTACAACTCTTTGCTGCAAACCTCTTTGCCAAATGAGTTCCGGTGCTACAACGCGGCTGAAGAAACCGTGGATTCATCTCATCGGGCTTTCACAACAGCCTTCCCACGCGGTTTTGCTCTCGAGATTCTCCATGTGTATTCTGGTCCTCCAGAAATTGTGTACAAGTTCAGGCACTGGGGTTACATGGAAGGTCCCTTCAAAGGTCATGCCCCTACTGGAGAATTAGTTGAACTCTTTGGGATGGCAGTGTTTCAG TTGGATGAATCTGAGAAAGTTGTGAGTGTTGAGTTCTTTTTCGACCGTGGTGAACTTCTCGGGGGCCTTCTGAAGGGTGCAAGCATCGACAGTTCCAGTGAAGAGGTGGCACCAACTTGCCCATACTTGAGGAACACAGGGTAG